The following are encoded in a window of Primulina eburnea isolate SZY01 chromosome 4, ASM2296580v1, whole genome shotgun sequence genomic DNA:
- the LOC140829043 gene encoding homeobox-leucine zipper protein PROTODERMAL FACTOR 2-like yields MFPQNMFDGHQLLLDMEHKTPENEMDIIGGDDQYEKLGNNTVEAPDSIDDQDPNERPKKKPYHRHTQHQIQEMELYFKECPHPDDKQRKELGRRLTLEPLQVKFWFQNKRTQMKAQHERHENTSLKTENDKLRAENLQYKEALSNATCPNCGGPSAIGEMSFDEQQLRIENSRLREEIDRIFGIAAKYVGKPMLSSPRLPEGATRSFDLGTGNFVPQTGIGGEVYGAPDLLRSISGPTDADKPVIIDLAVSAMEELIRMAQTGEPLWIRSTEASSVQVLSEDEYIRTFPRGIGPKPLGMKSEASRESSVVIMNHINLVEILMDVNQWSSVFSSIVSRAVTVKVLSTGVAGNYNGALQVMSAEFQVPSPLAPTREIYFVRYCKQHTEGIWAVVDVSLDNLRPTSISRCRRRPSGCLIQELPNGYSKVTWVEHVEVDDRSVHSIYKPLVESGMAFGARRWVTTLDRQCERLASALANNISAGDIGVISSPGGRKSMLKLAERMVVSFCTGVGASTAHAWTTLSGSGADDVRVMTRKSMDDPGRPPGIVLSAATSFWLPVSPKRVFDFLRDENSRSEWDILSNGGLVQEMAHIANGRDPGNCVSLLRVNSANSSQSNMLILQESSTDSTGSYVIYAPVDIVAMNVVLSGGDPDYVALLPSGFAILPDGPNNHQAGRGLEIGSGGSLLTVSFQILVDSVPTAKLSLGSVATVNSLIKCTIERIKDAVLGDSA; encoded by the exons ATGTTTCCACAAAACATGTTTGATGGGCACCAACTTTTGCTGGATATGGAGCATAAAACCCCAGAAAATGAAATGGACATAATCGGGGGTGATGATCAGTACGAAAAATTAGGCAATAACACAGTGGAAGCTCCAGACTCCATTGATGATCAAGACCCCAATGAAAGACCCAAGAAGAAGCCATACCATCGCCACACGCAGcatcaaattcaagaaatggaGTT atatttcaaggaATGCCCGCATCCTGATGACAAGCAAAGAAAGGAGCTTGGACGGAGATTAACGCTGGAGCCTCTGCAAGTGAAATTTTGGTTCCAAAACAAACGCACCCAGATGAAG GCTCAACATGAACGCCATGAGAACACAAGTCTGAAAACCGAGAATGATAAGCTTCGTGCGGAGAACTTACAGTACAAGGAAGCTCTCAGTAATGCTACTTGTCCCAACTGTGGTGGCCCGTCTGCCATTGGAGAAATGTCCTTCGATGAGCAGCAACTCAGGATTGAAAATAGCCGCTTGAGAGAAGAG ATTGATAGGATTTTCGGAATAGCTGCAAAGTATGTAGGCAAACCTATGCTCTCTTCTCCTCGTCTACCTGAAGGAGCAACTCGTTCATTTGATCTTGGAACAGGGAATTTCGTACCACAAACAGGCATCGGTGGAGAGGTTTATGGAGCTCCTGATCTTCTTAGATCAATTTCTGGCCCTACCGACGCTGACAAGCCAGTGATCATCGATCTGGCTGTATCTGCTATGGAGGAACTTATACGAATGGCGCAAACTGGAGAGCCCTTGTGGATTCGGAGCACTGAGGCGAGTTCTGTTCAGGTTTTGAGTGAAGATGAATATATTCGAACTTTTCCTCGTGGGATTGGACCAAAGCCATTGGGAATGAAATCTGAAGCCTCGCGGGAGTCTTCTGTCGTGATTATGAACCATATTAATCTGGTGGAGATCTTGATGGATGTG AATCAATGGTCGAGCGTGTTCTCTAGTATTGTTTCCAGAGCAGTGACCGTGAAAGTATTGTCGACCGGCGTGGCAGGCAACTATAATGGAGCTCTTCAAGtg ATGTCAGCCGAGTTCCAGGTCCCGTCTCCATTAGCTCCAACCCGCGAAATCTATTTCGTCAGATACTGCAAACAACACACGGAAGGGATTTGGGCTGTTGTTGATGTTTCTTTAGACAACCTTAGACCTACCTCTATCTCAAGATGTAGAAGAAGGCCATCAGGTTGTTTGATTCAAGAACTTCCTAATGGTTACTCAAAG GTTACATGGGTTGAACATGTGGAGGTGGATGACAGATCTGTTCATAGTATCTATAAACCTCTAGTTGAATCAGGAATGGCATTTGGGGCAAGACGCTGGGTAACAACACTTGACCGACAATGTGAACGTTTAGCAAGTGCATTGGCAAACAACATTTCGGCCGGTGACATCGGAG TGATATCGTCCCCGGGGGGTAGAAAGAGTATGCTGAAACTGGCTGAAAGAATGGTGGTGAGTTTCTGTACCGGAGTTGGTGCTTCAACGGCGCATGCATGGACGACACTTTCCGGAAGCGGCGCTGATGATGTTCGAGTCATGACTCGGAAAAGCATGGACGATCCCGGCAGGCCGCCTGGAATTGTGCTGAGTGCCGCAACTTCATTCTGGCTTCCAGTTTCACCCAAGAGAGTTTTTGATTTCCTGAGGGACGAGAATTCGAGAAGTGAG TGGGATATTCTTTCGAATGGCGGCCTCGTTCAAGAAATGGCACATATTGCCAATGGCCGTGATCCTGGGAACTGCGTCTCTTTACTCCGTGTTAAT AGTGCAAACTCAAGCCAAAGCAACATGCTGATCCTACAGGAGAGTTCCACAGATTCGACAGGCTCATATGTCATTTATGCGCCAGTCGACATTGTGGCCATGAACGTTGTCTTAAGTGGCGGAGACCCGGATTATGTCGCCCTCTTGCCGTCGGGCTTTGCCATACTCCCCGATGGGCCAAACAATCATCAGGCGGGTAGGGGCCTGGAGATTGGTTCCGGGGGATCTTTACTGACTGTCTCATTTCAGATATTGGTTGATTCTGTCCCTACTGCGAAGCTCTCTTTAGGATCTGTGGCAACAGTCAATAGCTTGATCAAGTGCACTATTGAAAGGATAAAAGATGCTGTTCTAGGCGACAGTGCATGA